From the genome of Tachysurus fulvidraco isolate hzauxx_2018 chromosome 20, HZAU_PFXX_2.0, whole genome shotgun sequence, one region includes:
- the LOC113640169 gene encoding protocadherin beta-15-like: MRMRELMICLSFFGFLLAVHFTNGDLSYSIPEEMRRGHVFGNVAKDLGLDAKSLVARNARLDADGVSKRFTELEVRTGALIVSEPADREELCGLRASCVLKYELVLERPLELHSVVVNIEDINDNDPHFSTEKIKLEIRESAAKGTSYFLGEAHDADLGQNAVQGYSLQNNGHFSLHVRTNSDGGKYAELVLDKELDREKEQEVTLFLTASDGGNPSRSGTVVIHVTVLDANDNSPVFNQPLYKVNLPENSPVGTIVVKVNATDADEGANGEVTYEFSRLSEKAARLFSLNNVNGEIKIVGSIDYEEESYYEMRVQAKDGLGSASDVKVVIDVTDVNDNSPEIIIKSLTNPFPENVIPGTEVGIINVQDDDSGQNRQVHCYIQENVPFKLNPSIKNYYSIVTTSEVDRELIADFNLTITATDEGSPALTSSKMIHLSLSDVNDNSPVFEQQSYTAYVMENNEPGTSISSVTARDPDWRQNGTVLYSLVSSEINSLPVTSILSINSDTGVIQAVRSFDYEKFRNFKVQVVARDNGSPPLSSNVTVSVLISDENDNSPQILYPAPEGKSLMTEMVPKAALSGSLVSKVIAVDADSGQNAWLSYQIVKSTDPGLFTIGLHSGEIRAQRDITESDSMKQNLVISVKDNGQPPLSATCSVYLLISDNLAEVPELKDMTYEENNSKLTFYLIIALVSVSTFFLTFVILIVAVRFCHRRKPRLLFDGAVAIPSTYLPPNYAEVEGAGTLRSSYNYDTYLTTGSRTSDFKFITSYNDSTLTAGGTLIKCKNDTIGTNLITLTSTGEGDEEDNTVTSLSSWFGFVSVSWKGGSYKVSYIGFS; the protein is encoded by the coding sequence ATGAGGATGAGAGAGTTGAtgatctgtctttctttctttggtttCCTTCTTGCGGTCCATTTTACTAATGGCGATCTGAGCTACTCTATTCCAGAAGAGATGAGACGTGGACATGTTTTCGGAAACGTAGCCAAGGATCTCGGACTGGATGCTAAAAGTCTTGTTGCAAGAAATGCGCGTTTGGATGCTGATGGTGTCAGTAAACGTTTTACTGAGCTAGAGGTGAGGACCGGAGCTCTCATTGTGTCGGAGCCTGCAGACAGAGAGGAGCTTTGCGGCTTGCGGGCGTCGTGTGTTCTTAAATACGAGCTGGTGCTCGAGAGGCCATTAGAGTTGCACAGCGTCGTTGTGAATATTGAGGATATAAACGATAACGATCCACATTTTTCTACTGAAAAAATTAAACTCGAAATTAGAGAGTCGGCAGCTAAAGGAACATCATATTTCTTAGGTGAAGCCCACGATGCCGATTTAGGGCAAAACGCGGTGCAAGGATATTCACTTCAAAATAACGGACATTTTTCCTTACACGTTCGTACTAACTCTGATGGAGGAAAATACGCCGAATTGGTACTTGATAAGGAACTGGATCGAGAGAAAGAACAGGAAGTTACGCTCTTCCTGACTGCCAGTGATGGTGGGAATCCATCAAGGTCGGGCACTGTAGTTATACACGTTACTGTGCTGGATGCTAATGATAATTCCCCTGTGTTTAATCAGCCGTTGTATAAAGTCAACCTGCCGGAAAATTCTCCTGTAGGGACGATAGTAGTAAAAGTCAACGCTACTGACGCAGACGAAGGTGCAAATGGAGAAGTAACATATGAATTTAGTCGACTGTCTGAAAAAGCTGCTAGACTGTTTTCACTAAATAACGTTAACGGGGAAATTAAAATAGTTGGCTCTATTGACTACGAGGAAGAGTCATACTATGAAATGCGCGTACAAGCAAAAGACGGCCTAGGTTCAGCCTCTGATGTAAAAGTCGTAATAGACGTTACTGACGTCAACGATAACAGTCCAGAAATAATTATTAAGTCTCTCACTAACCCCTTCCCTGAAAATGTAATTCCCGGAACAGAGGTGGGCATTATTAATGTTCAGGATGATGACTCTGGACAAAATCGTCAGGTACACTGCTATATTCAGGAAAATGTCCCTTTTAAATTAAATCCATccataaaaaattattattctatagtaacaactagTGAGGTGGACCGGGAGCTTATTGCAGATTTTAATTTAACAATCACTGCAACAGATGAAGGAAGCCCGGCTTTGACTTCatctaaaatgattcatttgtcaCTTTCTGATGTCAATGACAACTCACCTGTATTTGAACAGCAATCCTACACTGCATATGTAATGGAAAATAACGAACCAGGAACTTCTATTAGTTCTGTTACAGCAAGAGACCCAGACTGGAGGCAGAACGGTACAGTACTGTATTCTCTGGTGTCCAGTGAGATAAACTCTCTTCCAGTGACCTCAATTTTATCCATTAACTCAGATACAGGAGTGATCCAGGCTGTGAGGTCATTTGACTACGAAAAGTTCAGAAACTTTAAAGTCCAGGTTGTAGCCAGAGACAACGGTTCTCCTCCACTCAGCAGCAacgtgactgtgagtgtgttgaTATCAGATGAGAATGATAACTCTCCACAGATATTATACCCTGCTCCAGAGGGAAAGTCTTTAATGACTGAGATGGTCCCTAAAgctgctctctctggctctctggtCTCCAAAGTGATCGCTGTGGATGCTGACTCTGGACAGAACGCGTGGCTGTCGTATCAGATAGTCAAATCTACCGATCCGGGACTTTTCACTATCGGTCTCCATAGTGGAGAGATCAGGGCTCAGAGGGACATCACTGAATCTGACAGCATGAAACAGAACCTTGTCATCTCTGTGAAAGATAACGGACAGCCGCCTCTCTCTGCTACCTGTTCTgtgtatttacttatttctgATAATCTTGCTGAAGTTCCTGAACTTAAAGACATGACTTATGAGGAGAACAATTCCAAACTGACTTTTTATCTGATCATCGCGCTAGTTTCCGTTTCCACGTTTTTTCTGACTTTCGTTATTCTGATCGTGGCTGTGAGGTTTTGCCACAGGAGAAAGCCCAGACTGTTGTTTGATGGAGCAGTCGCCATTCCCAGCACGTATCTCCCTCCTAACTATGCAGAGGTGGAGGGAGCTGGAACTCTCCGCAGTTCTTACAATTATGACACGTATCTAACGACAGGATCACGTACCAGTGACTTCAAGTTCATCACATCTTACAATGACAGCACTCTTACTGCTGGTGGAACTCTGATAAAGTGCAAAAATGACACTATAGGAACAAACCTGATTACACTTACTAGCACAGGAGAGGGGGATGAGGAAGACAACACTGTGACCTCCCTCTCATCTTGGTTTGGATTTGTTTCCGTAAGCTGGAAAGGCGGAAGCTACAAAGTGAGTTACATTGGTTTCTCATAA
- the LOC113640170 gene encoding putative protocadherin beta-18, translating to MARTMLSVPLSSLIMALLLILFSSAHGDMSYTVPEETKAQFVIGNIAKDLGTDATKLKIRKARVETEDSSKRYVDVNLNTGDLIVSETIDREKLCGSRLNCILNYELVLENPLELHRLSLNIQDINDNAPKFIKERISFEIGESAVKGQRFRLDEAHDSDIGQNGVNSYSLHKNDHFVLSVQENKNGRKYAELVLDKELDREQQKDIDLILTAVDGGIPPRSGTAVIHITVLDANDNVPVFSQPVYKVVLAENAPIGTEVVTVSAEDADEGANGAVTYEFSHIPDNAAQLFTIHEISGQIKVAGDIDYEEEKFYEIGVQAKDGSGLASTASVIIEITDVNDNAPKIIIKSLNNPLPENVIVGTEVAIINVQDKDSGDNRQISCSIQGNVPFKLNPSIKNYFSLITTGMLDRELEEGYNITITATDGGSPSLSTSITIHLTVSDVNDNPPVFEQQSYTAYVMENNKPGTSISSVTARDPDWRQNGTVLYSLVSSEINSLPVTSFLSINSDTGVIQAVRSFDYEKFRNFKVQVVARDNGSPPLSSNVTVSVFISDENDNSPQILYPAPEGKSLMTEMVPKAALSGSLVSKVIAVDADSGQNAWLSYQIVKSTDSGLFTIGLHSGEIRAQRDITESDSMKQNLVISVKDNGQPPLSATCSVYLLISDNLAEVPELKDMTYEENNSKLTFYLIIALVSVSTFFLTFIILIVAVRFCHRRKPRLLFDGAVTIPSAYLPPNYAEVEGAGTLRSSYNYDTYLTTGSRTSDFKFITSYNDSTLAAGGTLIKGQNDALATS from the coding sequence ATGGCACGCACGATGCTCTCAGTGCCGTTGTCTTCTCTAATCATGGCGCTTCTTTTAATCCTTTTCTCATCCGCCCATGGAGACATGAGCTACACAGTTCCAGAGGAAACCAAGGCTCAGTTTGTGATTGGAAATATTGCAAAGGACCTCGGAACAGATgctacaaaattaaaaatacgaAAAGCCCGAGTTGAAACAGAGGATAGCAGCAAGCGGTATGTGGATGTTAATTTAAATACAGGAGATTTGATCGTCTCAGAGACAATAGACCGGGAAAAGCTTTGTGGGTCGAGATTAAACTGCATCCTGAATTATGAACTCGTTTTAGAAAATCCGCTAGAACTACATCGTCTTTCTCTGAACATTCAGGATATTAATGACAACGCGCCAAAATTTATTAAGGAGAGAATTAGCTTTGAAATCGGCGAGTCCGCTGTTAAAGGGCAGCGATTCCGATTGGATGAAGCTCACGATTCTGACATCGGGCAAAACGGAGTTAATTCCTATTCTCTCCACAAGAACGACCATTTCGTTTTGTCtgtacaagaaaataaaaacggaCGGAAATACGCGGAACTTGTTCTGGATAAAGAGCTTGATCGGGAACAACAGAAGGATATTGACTTGATTCTTACCGCAGTGGATGGCGGGATTCCTCCGAGATCAGGGACTGCTGTTATACACATCACTGTGCTAGATGCTAATGATAATGTTCCGGTGTTCAGTCAGCCTGTATATAAAGTGGTTTTAGCTGAAAACGCACCGATAGGAACAGAAGTCGTTACTGTGAGCGCAGAAGATGCAGATGAAGGAGCAAACGGTGCAGTCACATATGAATTCAGTCATATTCCGGATAACGCAGCACAATTATTTACTATTCATGAGATTAGTGGACAAATTAAGGTAGCTGGAGACATCGACTATGAGGAGGAAAAATTTTATGAAATTGGAGTACAGGCTAAAGATGGATCTGGTTTAGCATCGACTGCAAGTGTTATTATAGAAATTACTGATGTCAACGATAATGCtcctaaaattattattaaatctctGAATAATCCTCTACCTGAGAATGTTATTGTAGGCACAGAAGTAGCCATAATTAATGTTCAGGATAAAGATTCAGGAGATAATCGACAGATCAGTTGTTCAATTCAGGGAAATGTTCCTTTTAAATTAAATCCATCGAtcaaaaattatttttcacTGATAACGACAGGCATGCTTGACCGAGAGCTGGAAGAAGGTTATAATATAACAATCACTGCTACTGATGGAGGATCTCCATCTTTATCCACATCTATAACCATTCATTTAACTGTATCTGATGTGAACGACAATCCTCCTGTATTTGAACAGCAATCCTACACTGCATATGTAATGGAAAATAACAAACCAGGAACTTCTATTAGTTCTGTTACTGCAAGAGACCCAGACTGGAGGCAGAACGGTACAGTACTGTATTCTCTGGTGTCCAGTGAGATAAACTCTCTTCCAGTGAcctcatttttatccattaacTCAGATACAGGAGTGATCCAGGCTGTGAGGTCGTTTGACTATGAAAAGTTCAGAAACTTTAAAGTCCAGGTTGTAGCCAGAGACAACGGTTCTCCTCCACTCAGCAGCAacgtgactgtgagtgtgttcatATCAGATGAGAATGATAACTCTCCACAGATATTATACCCTGCTCCAGAGGGAAAGTCTTTAATGACTGAGATGGTCCCTAAAgctgctctctctggctctctggtCTCCAAAGTGATCGCTGTGGATGCTGACTCTGGACAGAACGCGTGGCTGTCGTATCAGATAGTCAAATCTACCGATTCGGGACTTTTCACTATCGGTCTCCATAGTGGAGAGATCAGGGCTCAGAGGGACATCACTGAATCTGACAGCATGAAACAGAACCTTGTCATCTCTGTGAAAGATAACGGACAGCCGCCTCTCTCTGCTACCTGTTctgtatatttacttatttctgaTAATCTTGCTGAAGTCCCTGAACTTAAAGACATGACTTATGAGGAGAACAATTCCAAACTGACTTTTTATCTGATCATCGCGCTAGTTTCCGTGTCCACCTTCTTCCTGACTTTCATTATTCTGATCGTGGCTGTGAGGTTTTGCCACAGGAGAAAGCCCAGACTGTTGTTTGATGGAGCGGTCACCATTCCCAGCGCGTATCTCCCTCCTAACTATGCAGAGGTGGAGGGAGCTGGAACTCTCCGCAGTTCTTACAATTATGACACGTATCTAACGACAGGATCACGTACCAGTGACTTCAAGTTCATCACGTCTTACAATGACAGCACTCTTGCTGCTG